The window TCGAGTCAGCGTGTACATACGACACGTGGAAAAAGAAATCGTGGTGCATGTGTATCGTGACGAGAATGTTTTGCGaatcgttttatttattaaattttactaaaatgcATGAACAACATAATTATTGGACGATTATAATGTGATTCgaacaaaatatgtaattgtttAAGTGTGTAAAAGAGGAATTTTCTCGAAAATATTGCAAGGATACATCGATAAATTCATTTTCTACGTGCACCACGAAGCAAGATCGTAAACCCTTATAATTCTTGAAGAGACTCCTCGGATCAAGCGTTCCGAGAAGGCAATATTAAACATCGATAAGAATGAGaactattcttttttttcgagagCACACTTAGAGTCTGTTAAAGCACTTGTGACATTCGTGTTGCTTCgagaaatttagaaatatgattttttgaaTCTATTTGAAGTCCTTAGTAATTAAACGGCGGTGAATCCTTTTCGAAGAATGCTGATTTtgattctataataatttcttatgttTCACGAACGGTTTTCTAAGCGCACAATTTCTCGTTTCAATgtgtcaattattttttctgtccgtaatttgtctttttaatattatattaaattttctagctattaaaattccaataaagtgtttgtttttaattataattactcattcgaaattaaatgtaaaatatgtaaaacgaTGTCTGGTTGTCAAGCAGTATACTCTTGAAGCTTAATTTCCTAAAATTGTGTGACGTCCGATCTTGAACAAGATTTTCAGTTTGACCAAATAATGCATTCCTACTTCTCTACAGAATTTTCGAAGGCAACCTGTGGGAAAGTTATTTATCTgtagaaaaaaagagggaagAAATAACgacgaagaaaaataaagaggaACAAGCAAACCGTTATTTCGTGAATCgagcaaaattaacattttaagtaaaatacacgcaaagaaaaaggagaagGGAGAGATGAGAAagtgtatatttatttgagaatATATTAGTATGGTGTTAATAGGAGaaggaaagggagagagaaagaggcaaATTCGAAAGAGCATGAATATGTGAAGTATCCTGTATAGTGGCCGCAGTGTACAGGTTTTTTTccttcctgtttttttttctcttccggGGAAGATGTATTATAGAAGCAttgattattgattattaattagttactTGCTATTACTATCGATTATTCTCGCACTTGCTATTACAACcgcaacattatttttattgtcactgttattatattacagctattattattaattattatttttattatcacttGTTTGGTAaggattattaacttttagcTCTGGACCAGCAtggatataaaaatgaattattacactaactattattattattattattattattattattattattattattgttaagtCTATAAGCAAACGCACAGGTGCACACGCACATTAGAGAGGAtacgttatatatatgtacacggaCGGACACCGTATAAATGTATGCATGTCTGAGATCTAATAGGCCCGACTGGAGTCTCTTGTTTTCCCTTTCCCCTGCGTTTCTCTTTCGTCCATGAAGTCCCAAATAAAGAGATCTGTCTCCAGTTCGGTACGTCGTTGACATCGAGAGAAAAGGTGTGAGAGGATACGGGGTAAGACCGGCTgtcaattaattctttaagaagaCTAGCataattactgcgcacaaatgTACGTCAATTAATTGACCCTATTGAGCGAGAGCTTTCGAGAGAGCACCAAGAAACGAAAGCAGTATTTTGGTCTTCCGCATTGGCGTTATCCGTGTACGCGTGTGAATGAGAGGAaaatgcgaatgagagcgagCGTGCGAGagaaaatagttatttaacagaatatatgtatagagaaaaaaaaaagagatatatcTTATGAGAGGGAATGTGCACGTGCTTGTGATTTCTTCCTCGGCAAAAGACCTTCTTGAGTTATCAAAGTCGCGACGATAACTCCTATCTACACCGATCgtgtaataattacaataagtCACCATAAACGATCTCTTTTGGATGCAGAATAATTTActcattatttgtattaatatgaCATAATTCTTGATATTAAATCTTTAGTAGtactataaatttaaatcattaatatcggttcttgttaaatattacaaaattttatgatgATGGTTATTTTATGATCTTGAcagatttgtttaaattatggCTTATAAAAATCTTCGCATTTTGTGAATCATTCTGATGCAAGGTCTCCGGATAACATTTAAGAACGTGTCACCTTTCCTCTCCACTTTCCAAGGCGCGTCGCAAGCAGCGGCGAATTTACTTCTTATGATTTAATTACGTACAATTATGACTATATCGCTACGTTATTACAGCGCTGTCTGctattcttccttttttttttagatacatGGCCGGATTAACGcgttcattattttatttttcaattttattatttgtataacagCGGGTATTATAGTTAGAAGAGCGCGCAAGATACATTTAGGCTTTAAAGGAGACGCGGCGCGTTCAAGGGAGAAAAACGTGAGATATAGCAAAATgcgaatatattattattattatattattattattctattcacgatattttatttaagcgttaaatgatatatatatattatatatatagaaagaaAGAGTTTAAACGCCAATTATCGCGCCTCTtccgttttttaaatgttccaaggaaaaatatgtttatcgcGTTTGAActgtgtataaattttattctgcaGTACATTTGCAATTGATTGTAAGCGACCGATTGCAACCAATCAGCCTCCGGGAAGGGCAAAGAGAGAAAAgcatatcttattaataaataataataaaatgaattaataaaaaataagttaataaaaataatacacttGTGTATTGCAATGcgcgttatttatattattacgtctTTCGAATATTGTTTTCGAAAACGAGATCTGCATTAATCTTCTACCAACGTGgggaaagattttttaatcgatTAAGTCCTTCAATTTACCAATACATCTTGTGATTGTTTAAGCGAAATTCTAAGTTAAGaaaggaaattttaattacattttaaatacatttgattgattcaaattaattcattagttttcaattaattttaaatatctttccatatacgttatttacatttttctaatctattgcaaaagttttatggaTACATCGTTATTTACGATATAATAACATACATACTATCAATGGAGGAGACGGAGGAGATTGCGCGAATTTCAAAGATAGTTTGCACAAAAATACAGGTACATACGCGTTGcgaatgaagaaaaaaaatatatatatgaaaatatattacgttatattatatatcgcaCGTCTAAAAGCACCCTCCAAAAcgcgtttatataatatatatgttcataCGTTCAAtgcataaatatacatacatgcatatgtatatatgtacatgctCTGCGCGCGTATACATATACTTGTATATGCAttggataataaaaattattatgaaagtTGCACGTTTGCACATTATCGTTGCATATCGCGGACACATGCCTGTCCTACGATTTATGTACGTCTTGAATGTACCTTTACGTATATTTTTGGTGCCTGGTAACGAAAAGAACGATAACGCAATCTAGTaacgcgattttttttttgtttttatctaATTGTAGTTTCTCTCTTTGTAACTTTTTGTGATATACATTGCAATAGTCTAGCGAAGTTTGTCTCTTCTATCATCCTCCACACTACAAACAATTCCTCgtgcaaatttttcatttttttaaatttgtatatccTTGTCATCGCattatttcgattttttcttaaatatattcaagAAGAATATCGTGGATGAATCTTTTAAGatcttattaaacttttagatTGCAGCTTGTTTGAGTTGCAACCAAAagatctatttaaaatttagtgaGTTTCAAACTTAATCTAgcgattttatttcaaattttaacagctttcatttaaaaaaatactttgattCAACATGAAGATATacattgcaaattaaaattgagaagagagagagagaaaagcaaagtattatttaataaattaacattccagcaagtgaaataaaatgaatgaaaTGGATATTGGCTAGGATCTGCTGATATCAAGTTTACGCAATCCCtaaatattcttcaaaaatttccTAAATCATCTAATGCCGATCAGTGAGTGTAAAATTGTATTCACTCTCGTTAACGCGATCAGCTCTTCGTGGTACTCGTTTAGCAAGGTCGCaacgattttaaattttaagccGTCTACCTTTTTTTCTCGTTGCATGTGCGAACGGCAGATGAGTTGCCGCCGCAGCTACCGAACGATGTCACCTTTGAAATCTGCAatgcgtcgtcgccgtcgtcgccagCCGCGCCGGCCTCGTCGGCTTCGTCCTCGGCGACGCACGGCGGTGACGATGAGGGCACCGGCGGAACGAGCGCCTTCATCAAAACTGAGAGGGGAGTCAGCGGTGTCCACTTCTTGACGGATCGTACCGGAGAGGAGGATCGAACCGACCTTCTACTACCCAAATCGGAAGCAGGCGAGAACGAACCGGAAGTCAGGAAGCAGGTTGGTTGTGCTCCAATGCGGCTTCAACTTTGGCACGGATTTTGAAAATCTATTCCCTGAATTTTTAGCGAACAATTCATAACGAGTAAGAAGCGTtcagagaaaattaaaataatgataaaataaattttagaaatagtaTTGCGATAATACTATTATGTGATAAATTCCGATAAATGGAACGTAGCGGGGAGAAGGAGCGGCGGAAAGAGAGCGTgagaaaagagataaaaaaaatgccaATAAACGTTGTTTTCCAAGCTGCTGGAATACCTCATTCAAAACGACGGTTCCGTAGTCTGCAAGTGGTGCGGCGAGGTGCTTCCGTCGCGAACCCGTTGGTATAGGCACAAATACAAGCTGCATGTGTCGACCCAGGTGACTCAACCGGCGCCGCTCTTCAAGTGCCACAGCTGCAACACGTACTTTAAGTCCCGGAAAGGTTACATCGGCCATTTAAGCTCCCGTCATTCCGACAACGAGAACGACGAGAACCGCGAGGAGCCACCCAGCAACAAGAAGACTCGCAAGTCCTCGACTGACGTGAGTGCATTCCCTTGCAGTACCTATGTAacatcaatattttcttcCTAGTATCAGCTGgctataaattgttaattatgattcaatactatttttattgacTATTGATAACTTACTGTTGTAGATTGGCAAAGGTCCGGATTGGGAGCAgcagagggagaaagaggagaaacTGGTGGCGGACATAATTGATCGGGTGAAGCGAGAGTGCGAGGCGCAGGGTGAAATTGTGACGAGGCGCGGCTACTCCAGGAGGTCCACGATCATGAACAGCTAAGGCCGAGCCGGCCGCGTCGGCGATTTTCTCGAGGGGCAATCATATCATCATCGGGCGAAGCCCTCCTCGTGAtctcgaagagagagagagtggtCCGTTCGGCTCTTTCGGCCCCGTCAACGTCcccttcttcttttctttctataaatatatagatatcgAACGTTATTTTCGAGAGAATGTAGAGAACGGCATAGCGGTTTCTTTAAACACGTGGGAAAATTATAGGTAGGGCCGAAAAGGGGATCGAATGTCTTCGGGTTTCGCGAAGAAGATACGTTCCTGATAATCGAACGAGTTATCGTTCGGGTGATGTAAAAATAAGGGGCACGgctgcgtatatttttttccctGACCAGCTGTGGGTGGATGAACGTCGACGGTGACGTTTTTCTCGATCGCTATGATCGTTGCGAATCCTTGTAAATAGAAACACTTCTCTTTCCTCGCGTATCAGCGAATTCGCAAAGAACTCTCGATTATCCTTTGATTTGTgaagacaaattaaaaaatcattatgaAATCTATCGAAAAGTTTCTTTcatcttattatttcttttaaaacaatttacttgttatcaactatatatagatatatgattgcttataaagttaattttattttaacaagtgGGGTGAAACAGTATCAAAGAACGTAATCAAAACGAAAGGACGAAACAAATCTTTGCACGATCAAAGTTAGAAGTACATAATTAAATCCCACGAGTCCCGCGATTAAATATGATTCAAGAGAGTTAGATtccgaataaattttaacactCTAGAGCTAAAACTGACAAACGATATCAAAGTAAATTCTAAGGaataacaatatatgtattcGATCACAAACGTTTAGCTTTTAGAGATTCTTCCCTTTCttgatgtttataatttttcttcttttttccatCGAGTCAAAATCGTGTAATCGAGAGTTTAATGCGTAAAGAGAGCTTTCTTCGAAGAAgtgtaaaagagagaaaaaagagaatccAGTGCCAAATGTATATCTTCCCAGGCGCACGGCGATCGTTTGCTCAATAAGTGCGACCGTACAGTACCGATCTATTGTTTTTGCTAATTTTTGATGACGTGCTCAGTCTCGCCGATGCTGCGTGTCCACGCAATGCCAAAAAGTGTCCGAAGGCGGCAATGCCATGCGACCGATGCAATATTTTCACCTGTGTGgaacgaaatatttatttttaatattgcactAATTAAACGCATTAGCGTACGTAAGAAACAGGATATATCGATAGAAAttcacttaaaattaaaatctatttgcGTTATTGTTTCccctttttttatgaaatacatCCGgtatattttgtgtgtgaCACAATACGCGGCATGTATCGCattatacagaaaaattgaaagaaatctTATCGACATACGGGTACCgagtttaattacatttactcAATTTACACGCTCTCCCAGTAATGTCACAAATATACCTGGTGCGTAAAATATATCTGTGAAAAACACGCAGAAGGTGCGGACACGCATGCTATTGCACTCGGATAATTAGAATCGACACGATTATTAGTGTCGCTAGCGGAAcaatagatagatagataaatagatagatagatagatagatagacgAATATATCTGTGCGTGCGTTTAATCGCAAGAGCACACCTCCGAGggaaaaccttaaaaaaaaccgACCAAAACGTAGAACTTGGTTATATCTTTAATAGATACTtttctaaacaaaatattcctCCATAATATGccgagattttttaattaaaaatttcttacgaattaactgtttaataataaatatcgagATCCCTCtttattgttacattaaatttaaagttgttAAAGTTGTTTCAGGGATTACtctttatgaattattattctaatcgACTGCTATCCgctttcatttatttttaacacttaGGCTTTCCTTGTGGACGTGAACTTTTATGATCGGGCGCACGTGACGTACGGATAAGTATGATATAATGCGCACTGGTCGGCCGGACGTGCGCGACGGGCGCGTTATACTCGTGTATTAATCTCGCTGAAATATTCCAAGAAAGTCTGTCCATTTTTTCGAATATCTCGAAAGTATTTTAATCCTCATTATCCTTGTCTTTTGCGCGCCAAAGGAATCGCgcaatatatacgtatgtaggAGGTCTCtctcgtaaataaaaattcaggacagcctgtaaaaaaaaaaatctcacaCATCTACACGCGACTAGCATAAATTTGGTGCTAATGGACaaggtaaagaaaaaaaaaaatacacacatcCTCTCTATGCATACAAATGCGCGTTTCTTTGACGACGCGTGAAAACGCATCGCAATCATTTTGGAATTGTAAacacggcgacgacgacggggcCTCCTCCCAACCTCGTCCGCCGTGGGTATTACACGCAATCATGTACAGGTGAATACAGGTGTATGTGAGAGTGTGCGCGCGCTAGTGCACGCGCTGCATACCAATCCTGTGGCCCGTGTCCGTgccgcgtttttttttttaagtgtacaAACGCGTCCACGCGTATACACTCTTCCTTGCGGGATAACACGGCCGCAAAGTCGAGGGAATCACCTCGTAGAGCGTGCACTAGCGGAAGATATTATTCTCCGAGCTCTGGTTCGAAGCGGAACCCCGCCTCGTACTTATCTCCCGCTTAATTAATCTGAAAAATCAGTCTCGAGTTAATTTAAGAAACATATACATACTTAACAAAGAGTTTTTAATTGCGAATGGATATATAATCAAAAGAGAGAACCTACCGAGATTTTTTAGCAAGAGCCACACTGTGATCGCGTCGCATGCGTGTTTTCCCTCTGAAGAATCTTCCTTTGTCCTTGCATCTCtacaaattattgtataaatttgaatttatataagcATAAACTGAATTTTGGCTCTGCAAATTGTTAACGAGTAAAAAGCGTACGAATTTTAGGTCTCGTGAAGGAAGAATCCCGCACACGCGCAATCAGTTACGTGCGTGTGAGAAGCCGATTCCTAAAATCTTTGAAGGAAATTAGGAAAAGATCGGAAAAAATCCTGCAGTTGTTATGAAATCTTTCACGCAATTCCAATGATATCGTTAAGAAATATATCAAGCTGGTATATATAGccataaataaagtattttatactattttagaATCTACGAGGAGAAAACGTAGAGGAAAAAATCTTAATCTTATCCGGAATTCAAATGTTGTGCCAATAATAAAGTTTGCGGACTAGAGTTTATTATCGCGCGATGTTATTAATAGCAGTCCTAAAAGAGAGCGAAAAAGAGTCctcgagaagaaagaaaaaaaaattagaggtGAACTTCCTAAGCTTGAAAACAGTGCTTCCCCGTAAATCGCGACCGGCGCTCTCTTATCGATGGCCCGCAGGCGTCGATGACATTTTGGACTTTCCAGTAAGTGATATCAGTCGTCTTCCATGATATCGCGTCGGTTATAAATATACAGCGACTCCGTGCTGAGGAATTGAACTCGACGACATTTCCTCTCGTTGCGTCCCTTCCTGAAAATCACGACAAACTCCTTaagtaaaacgtaaaaaagGAAGGAGCAAAATCAGATTTTTTACAAACTCCTTACCTCCGATCCTTCCCGAGCTTCAAGGACGTTCTTCTTTCGTGAGATTTAATTGATTGAGCGAGATTAATTAAGCAGGGAGGCGCGTGAGAGACGAAGGCGATGCACTTCAATCTTCCATAACGActcttaaatgttaaataatactaATCGTAAGGcgtataatataagaaaaggCTGAGCTCACGCAAGTCGGATCGGCGACTTGGACGTGCGCGAGCCGAAGGGAGTATACACTCGTGCgagaagaataaattatttatttgtttacgaTAATAACGAAAGCGTAACTCGCGTAATTCGCGGGCGGCTCGCGCGCGATTTTATCCTCAACAATAACCGTACCGATTGTATATCGAACGAGACGCTCGTTTTCAACACCCGCTACTATCTCGTCGAGACGAGAGCATGTGCatccccctctctctcgcgAGATAGGAATAAAGAACTTCCttctttattttagataaagtGTACAGAAAGTATAGAAGcggtattttttatgtgacgAGATTTGTTTGAAGAATTGTGTGCTTGGCGTCTTCGATATCGAATGAGCACTCGAGATGCCACGCAGTTGTcgtcaataaaatatcattatatttctGAGTGATCAagaatcgttatttatttatttatttattttatatattgaatattagcGAAGATTTCTCGTCGGAAAAGCGAGAACAGTCGATAATTCGACTAGCAGAGGGAATCCTCTACAATAAAGAGAATTGAAGTTTACAGTCAATATCAGCTTCGCAATGACCGACGCTCGAAGAATGTCCTCCAGTCGAGTTCCGATTAACTTAATCGGCCGATTAATTTAGTCGGCGGCCGAATACAATCGCGGAggcagaattttttttagctaAGCCCCGATTCGATCTCTTCTCTCTATACAACGCAAAATCCATAATTCTGTATCAATAAAACAGCCCACTGGCATCAAGCCGGGTCAAGTTAATCGGACCTCGGTCGCAAGTGTTCACCCGGACTCTCGGCTCTTGTGCGCGGATTCCTGGAGGGGGtgggaaggggaggggaggaaaTCCAGCGGGTTTTGAAAATACGCGGCTCGACTGgcgtattataaataaaaatagcggCGGCGAGCGCGAGTCTTGCCCGAGTTTTGAATGCGACCCGTCTGAAGGTGCACGCGGTGCACGTGGTGCGTATTGTAAGCgcgaaaaaagtaaaaaaaaaaaagagaaaaagaagagaactGCTGTACAGCAATTGCAATGGCTAACGGGACGTGTTGCGCATTATGCGCGAGGAgggaaataaaatcaaaatcgaGACCGATCGAAGAGTCGCTGTTTGTTGCCGTTCCCCATCCCACGTCCAGTCCATTCCGGGGGGGGATCCTTGGGCTGCGATTCTGTCGGCGGAAAAGAAAGATTGAAAAGAACATTCACGAAGAGGGATAGAACCGATCAAAATCTGATTAACTAATCAACAAGTGACACGAGACAATTTCtgtacataattttgatttaattttacttgcaCAAACAACTCTAGTAGCACAAAGCATTGGTGCAATACTGGGAAGTACTGTAAAGGCAATATTTTCAATGTTGgtccaatattgtaaagtgGACGCTTCcgtattatatcttatttagcCAATTTGTCTAAGCAGCAATATTGATTCGGTATTAATTCAACATTAGGCCAATGTTAGatcaatcaatttttcatattggaTATTGCATCCTAATTCGAAATCAAtactttattatcaatattggCGTTACAATgggaaatataagaaaaacattGGCCAATGCACTCCCAGTATAACCAATATTTAACCAATAATACTGTCAATGTATTTTGCTACTAGAGAACAGTCAATAATTCTAGCCAATTCTGTCAATCAACATATATTacctatttaattaatcatagTTTAATCGAAGTCATCCTTGCAATATCATCATCTGACATCCATTAGCTCTCCGCCACCTGTCTTGGCACCATTGCGTTTAAATCTCCCGTCGAAATTCCGACGACCACCATAGAGAATCAAAACTACCTAGAGGGAAAACGCGAGCGCGGCCTTTCTCCCTAGGAAGTCAACTCCTTCATTGGCTGTTGCAAGCGCGGCGCGATGAAAATCCTTCGTTATTTTACCCCCTTCCATTCTCTCCACTATCGGCGAGCTTTCGTGCGGCTGCCATAACTGTTTACACCACCGAGAGTCCGTGAGCGCGTCGTCCAACGCCTCGGTCGTCCTCGCTCATCCGCACCTCATCTTCATCCTCATCCTCATTTTATCTCGCCGTCATCCGTCACCCGTCATCCTCACCCTCGCGTCGCGTCGTTGTCGCGTGGCCGCCGTTGAGCGAGTGGACATCGGCATGTCGCCACCGCGTCGACATCGCTCGTGATTACCTCCCCGGTCGGTGCGCGCCCATTCGTCCCTTAGAGAAACAGAGAGGCGGCCAGAGAGATGTTGCGGACGGCGATGATCGGTGTGTTTTTGTCCGGCGTGATGGTAGTGATCACCGCCGGTCTGCATTCCTCCACCGCTCTcaacggcggcggtggtggtgaaCGCGGTGATCCCCTCGCCCATCACGGCCGCTGTGAGCCCATCACCATCAACCTCTGCATGAACATCCCGTACAACGAGACGATCATGCCGAACCTGATGAATCATCAGAAGCAGGAGGATGCCGGCCAGGAGGTGCACCAATACATGCCACTGGTCAAGATGAAGTGCAGCCCAGACCTACGCTTCTTCCTATGCACCGTCTACGCGCCGGTCTGCACCATCATCGAGAAGGCGATACCGCCGTGCCGGTCGCTCTGCGAGAGCGCGCGCTCCGGCTGCGAAAGCCTGATGAACAGTTTTGGCTTTGCCTGGCCGGAGGCCCTTGACTGCTCCAAGATGCCAGAGAACGGTGGCGGGGAACTGTGCGTCGCCACCAACGAAACCAGCACAACCACCAGCACTACGGGCCAGGATCAGCCTGCCGCGCCTATCCATCCTCCGGCTCATATGCCTGCTGAATTTCAGCCGTCCTGGAATGATGGGCTCAAGCCCTATGGTGGCATCGGCATCGGCGCTGGTGGCGGTTTTGCCATGGGTGCCAGGGACTTTGGCTTTGTTTGTCCGGTTCAGTTTAAGGTACCTCATGGTTTAGGGTACTCACTGAAAGTAGGCGACAAGGTAGAGCCTGACTGTGGAGCGCCCTGTGACGGGATGTTCTTCACCGAGAGGCAAAGGAGGTTTGCTAGGGTTTGGGTTGGTACCTGGGCCTCCATTTGCGCCGCCTCGTGCTTCTTCACGTTCCTGACATTTCTCATTGATACAGATAGATTTAGGTAAAACTCATTCTCTATAAGATGAAGTTGAACTCTGCTGTAATGCTTGTTATCAATGAACTTACAAAAATGTACACTCTTGAGTTTAGTAAATAGAAATTGGATTagaaaaatttggaattatcaaatttctattttatctttgaaaatcgtaaattttttatgaacttTTATTGGACAAATTTTTGGacgaattttacttttaaattaaaaagttttaaattcttggaaaaagtgaaaattctctggaaattctctttcttgttttataaaatttgagtaaaaaagttttactttttattcaatattcttGTAGccgatttttattcatttttccaAACACTGccaatttagaaatatttggaTGATAAAAGTACAGTTATAAGTGTTTCaaaaacgtttaaatatttaagtttttacttCTTGTACAGGTATCCTGAGAGGCCTATCATTTTCTTGTCTGTGTGTTACTTGATGGTGGCACTGGCTTATGTGATCGGCTGGGCAGCAGGCAATTCCATATCATGTAGGGAGCCATTCCCACCGCCTATGAGTATCCGAACACAGATGGTTTCTACAATCACTCAGGGTACTAAGCACGAGTTGTGCACTGTACTCTTTAtgattctttatttctttggcATGGCCTCGAGCATCTGGTGGGTCATCCTCACCCTTACATGGTTCCTGGCAGCTGGATTAAAATGGGGG of the Monomorium pharaonis isolate MP-MQ-018 chromosome 11, ASM1337386v2, whole genome shotgun sequence genome contains:
- the LOC105833615 gene encoding frizzled-7-B, with the translated sequence MLRTAMIGVFLSGVMVVITAGLHSSTALNGGGGGERGDPLAHHGRCEPITINLCMNIPYNETIMPNLMNHQKQEDAGQEVHQYMPLVKMKCSPDLRFFLCTVYAPVCTIIEKAIPPCRSLCESARSGCESLMNSFGFAWPEALDCSKMPENGGGELCVATNETSTTTSTTGQDQPAAPIHPPAHMPAEFQPSWNDGLKPYGGIGIGAGGGFAMGARDFGFVCPVQFKVPHGLGYSLKVGDKVEPDCGAPCDGMFFTERQRRFARVWVGTWASICAASCFFTFLTFLIDTDRFRYPERPIIFLSVCYLMVALAYVIGWAAGNSISCREPFPPPMSIRTQMVSTITQGTKHELCTVLFMILYFFGMASSIWWVILTLTWFLAAGLKWGHEAIETNSQYFHLAAWAAPAVKTVTILAMGKVEGDILSGVCYVGLWNVEALRGFVLAPLCVYLLLGTVFLLAGFVSLFRIRTVMKHDGTKTDKLEKLMIRIGIFSVLYIVPALVVIACLFYEQAYFDQWMLTWNMEMCSRPGPQSLYSLPCPVGERTRDLGRRPEFEIFMIKYLMAMIVGITSSFWVWSKKTLTSWQQFFHHIRGHRTEAYV